The DNA window ATAGATGATGTCGGTAATCACCATGGCCGTGGCTGCCCGACGATCCGGATCCGGACGCAAGAGACGCCGCTCCACGACCAGAGCAGCGAAACAGAGCATGAAGCTCAGGTAGTGCACGTAGGCCACACCAGCGCTTTTAGCAATCTCTGGAGTCAGCAAAGTGGCCAGCGGCATAACGAGGGATTCAGTGGGGCTGACCGTAGCTGCTGGCTTGCCACACTCGCCAGGGTCAGGCCCCTCTGCCGGCCTCTGACTGACGCGCAACAAAAAGAAATCATGGAGCAATAATGAATAACGAAAAAAACATTAATTAGGGTGTAAACATAAATTCCGCAGTCTTTATTACGCAAGCTGATTAGAAAGACTTCCGCCCTAAGTTCAAGAAAACCAGGAGTCACAGATGGTGAGTTCTCTGAGTGCTTTTCTCGGCGAAATCGGTCGGCATCAACTGCTGACACCTGAGCAGGAATTAACCCTGGGCCGCAAGGTTCAAGCCATGGCAGCTCTGACTGAGCGCTGCACAATGGCAGGTGGCGAAGGCGATGCATGCGTTTACAGCGACGAGGAGAAGCGCACGATCAAGCGAGGAGAAAAGGCGAAAAATCAAATGATTACGGCCAATTTAAGGTTGGTTGTCAATCTTGCGAAGCGTTATCAAGGCAAGGGACTGGACCTTCTTGACCTCATCCAAGAGGGCACGCTCGGGCTCACCAGAGCGGTGGAAAAATATGACCCCACCCGAGGTCATCGTTTTTCTACCTACGCCTACTGGTGGATTCGTCAAGGTTTGAACCGCGCTCTGTCGACCCAAAGCAGAACCATTCGCATCCCTGTGAATGTCAATGAAAAACTAACGAAATTACGCGCTGCCAAAGCGCGTTTGATGCAGAGCAATGGTCTTGCCCCATCGGCGGAGCAATTGGCCGAGAGCATGAAATTACCGATCAGCGAAGTTGAAGACTTACTGGGCTGTGAACTTCGCAGCGTCACCGTGAGCCTTCAGGGAGTGGTGAAGTCGAAATCGGATCCATCTGAATTGGTGGATGTCTTACCAAGTGACGAAATCCCACCCATGGAGCGGGCCGAAATCGCCGAGCGGACGGACTCCGCTTGGAAGCTGCTCGACAATTCGAACCTGACTCCCAAGGAGAGAACCATCGTCATGCTGCGGTTTGGGCTTGATGGAAGCCACGAGTGGCGCACCCTTGCCGAAGTTGCCCGACAGATGAACTGCAGCAGGGAGTACTGCCGCCAGGTGGTGCAAAGAGCTTTACGCAAACTGCGTAAAACCAGCATTCAACATGGCTTGGTGGAACCCGCCCACTGAAAATCCGGCGAATTCGGTGATAGTGGACTTGTCATGCCCAACCAACGCTGAATCGTTCATGACTGATGCCTCCTCTTTCACGGAACCCATTTTTGAAGCGGATGTGATTGACAGCTCCGTCATCGATGAAGGAGTTTTTCAACGTCTACTCAGGCGCGCAGGAAGAACGATTGCGGCCCCAGCCCTTGAAGCGCTGGAGATGGTGCTGGATGCGTCCACGCCGGCTCAAGCCAGGATCACCATGCTGGCAGCCCTGACCTACCTGCTCATACCAACCGATCTCATCCCCGACTTCCTACCTGTCGCGGGATTTAGCGATGACCTCGTTGCCTTGACCGCCGTGATCGGTCTCTGCAGCAAACACATCACACCCGTCATCCGTCTACGGGCACAACGCAGACTGGACCGATGGTTTCCCCTCGGTCGCTCATGAATTCCTGGTCTGCCGAGGTCGAGGAAGAACTGTCCATCGTCCTGAAGGA is part of the Synechococcus sp. WH 8016 genome and encodes:
- a CDS encoding YkvA family protein, which codes for MTDASSFTEPIFEADVIDSSVIDEGVFQRLLRRAGRTIAAPALEALEMVLDASTPAQARITMLAALTYLLIPTDLIPDFLPVAGFSDDLVALTAVIGLCSKHITPVIRLRAQRRLDRWFPLGRS
- a CDS encoding RNA polymerase sigma factor RpoD/SigA, which codes for MVSSLSAFLGEIGRHQLLTPEQELTLGRKVQAMAALTERCTMAGGEGDACVYSDEEKRTIKRGEKAKNQMITANLRLVVNLAKRYQGKGLDLLDLIQEGTLGLTRAVEKYDPTRGHRFSTYAYWWIRQGLNRALSTQSRTIRIPVNVNEKLTKLRAAKARLMQSNGLAPSAEQLAESMKLPISEVEDLLGCELRSVTVSLQGVVKSKSDPSELVDVLPSDEIPPMERAEIAERTDSAWKLLDNSNLTPKERTIVMLRFGLDGSHEWRTLAEVARQMNCSREYCRQVVQRALRKLRKTSIQHGLVEPAH